In Sulfitobacter guttiformis, the genomic stretch CCTACTGCGGCCCTGCGGAAACGTCAATCAGACAAGTGCACGAAGGCGGCTTTTCCGCGCAGGCGGGATCGCCCCAATCTCCAGCGCAGTAAAAACATGCAGGGTGTTCATGGCGCGGTCTATCACTGCGTGGTCGCTGACCCAGCCCCCCATCATCAGATAGGTGCGCAGCAGCGGCGGCAGGGCCGCTGTGGCCCTTGCAAGATCAGGCGTGCGGCGCAAGCGCATACCAAACCGGTAGACATCGTCCGATGCGACCTGCGGGATCCATCGTGCAGGCCCAAGATGGCGTGCCTTCAGCAGGGCAAAAGCGTCAAGATAAGGCGCAGGATCCGTTCCGGAAAAGGAAGAACAGCCAAACAGCATTTGTACGCCATTGGTATCAACAAATGCCGTGAGTGCCGCCCATGCAATGCGCAGAATGTCGGGATCAACATGATCGGGGTGGATGCAAAAGCGCCCCAACTCCAGCATCGTGCCCTGAAACTCGCGTAGCGCAGTCAGGTCATAATAGGTGGCCGCATAACTTTTTTGCAGATCGGCCCCCGCGAATACCGCCATACGGAACGTTGCAACCAAAGCGTCTGTATCGTGCGACCGCACCATGACGTGACTGGCCTGCGCATCAAACGCATCTGCCGTTCCGCCAGCCATGCCAAAGCACAGACCGCGCAATTCAAACGCGGCTTCCATGTCGGCCGCGCTTTGTACAAGGCCAACAGTATATTTACCTTTGGTGAGGGGTGTCATCGAGAGCCCACTGCGCGCAAAACCGCGCAGGTCAATACGATCAGCCTGCAAGGCCTGCGGGGTTAAAGCGCCCGATATTGCCCAAAAGCTGGCGGATAAAGCTGTTGTCGGAAACGCCCGAAGACGTCACACGACGCGTAAGCGGCACAACCTGCCCACGCTCAAGCCCGAATGTCTCAATATTGCTGACAACACCGGCACTGTCAAAACTGATCGCAAGAACCTCGCGCTCGATTTCTTTGGGTGCCAGCGCGCCGAATGTCCGCTTACGGCTGCGCACATAGTAAAAGCCGCTCTCGTTCACGACACCAGCCGTCGAGGGCGCGCCGATGCTCTCTTCTACAGATGCGCGCGTATCAACGCCCACTGTAATCTGCTCAAGATCTTCGGCAGGCGGGATATAACCGTGATTTTTAAATTGGGGCGCACAGGCCGAAACCGCGCCTGCAACCGCAGCCACCAGTAGCGCACGCCGCAGAATGCTCGTGTTTATCGTGATACCCATGGTAGTGCCCCTTGCCCTCAGCCTGTATGGCTTTTATCTCGCATATACCAAATCCGCCCCATGGTTCAAGAATTGAAAGCACATATACATGTCGCCCACACCTCCCACGGCCACCAGCTTGCGGGTAGCGAGCCTCTCGCAGACCGCGCCGACCCCGTTCTCGCTGCGCCCCGGCGCACCCGCCCTTGCCGCGATCGCAGAGGCGTTGGCGCTGAGCGGACTGCGAAAACTATCGTTTGAAGGCACGTTACGGCCCCTTGGGGACAGTGACTGGCAGCTCAAAGGGCGCTTGGGTGCGACAGCGACCCAGCCTTGTGTTGTCACACTCGAGCCCGTGGTCACACGCATTGATACGGATGTCATGCGGGTGTTTATTCATGATTACGTAGATATAGACGCCCCCGAAGCCGAGGTCCCAGAAGACGACAGCGTCGAGCCGTTGGGCGCATGGATTGACCCGGCACAGATAATGGAAGAGGCGCTGGCCCTTGCGCTGCCGGAATATCCCCGCAAGCAAGAGGGCGAAACGACACCCCTGCGCGTCACCGAACCTGGCAAGACCCCGATGACGGACGAGCAGGCACGCCCCTTCGCAGGGCTTGCAGCCTTTAAACAACAGCTCGAAGAGGATAATGACACCTAAGCGAGGATCATTAGATACGCCCCCCGCAGTGCTCCGGTAGATTGCAGGCAAATTCCGGCTTGAAATGCCATGTTCGGGCAGTAATTCGCGCCTCTTGGCTCAATTAGCGTTGGACAAGCGAGCGCCACTTGCCTAAACGCACGACACGCCCGTACGGGAGTTGACATGAAACCTAGGCCCGACGCAGCCGATCTGCGCACCATGGCCCCGAATACAAAGGCACCTGATATGGCTGTCCAGCAGAATAAAGTCTCCAAATCGCGCCGCAACAACCGCCGCTCACACGATTCGCTCACCGCAGCGAACCCGAACGAGTGCACGAACTGCGGTGAGCTGAAGCGCCCGCACCAT encodes the following:
- a CDS encoding GNAT family N-acetyltransferase; this translates as MTPLTKGKYTVGLVQSAADMEAAFELRGLCFGMAGGTADAFDAQASHVMVRSHDTDALVATFRMAVFAGADLQKSYAATYYDLTALREFQGTMLELGRFCIHPDHVDPDILRIAWAALTAFVDTNGVQMLFGCSSFSGTDPAPYLDAFALLKARHLGPARWIPQVASDDVYRFGMRLRRTPDLARATAALPPLLRTYLMMGGWVSDHAVIDRAMNTLHVFTALEIGAIPPARKSRLRALV
- a CDS encoding outer membrane protein assembly factor BamE; this translates as MGITINTSILRRALLVAAVAGAVSACAPQFKNHGYIPPAEDLEQITVGVDTRASVEESIGAPSTAGVVNESGFYYVRSRKRTFGALAPKEIEREVLAISFDSAGVVSNIETFGLERGQVVPLTRRVTSSGVSDNSFIRQLLGNIGRFNPAGLAG
- a CDS encoding YceD family protein, which translates into the protein MSPTPPTATSLRVASLSQTAPTPFSLRPGAPALAAIAEALALSGLRKLSFEGTLRPLGDSDWQLKGRLGATATQPCVVTLEPVVTRIDTDVMRVFIHDYVDIDAPEAEVPEDDSVEPLGAWIDPAQIMEEALALALPEYPRKQEGETTPLRVTEPGKTPMTDEQARPFAGLAAFKQQLEEDNDT
- the rpmF gene encoding 50S ribosomal protein L32, which gives rise to MAVQQNKVSKSRRNNRRSHDSLTAANPNECTNCGELKRPHHVCSACGHYADKEVVAQNDEIDLDEDAA